The following proteins are co-located in the Telopea speciosissima isolate NSW1024214 ecotype Mountain lineage chromosome 9, Tspe_v1, whole genome shotgun sequence genome:
- the LOC122640287 gene encoding probable F-box protein At4g22030, with protein sequence MASLRASLLLSSASSSSSSSSFSCKRRIMATFQPPKLGRTVTLKNNTNNLGLLRIEEGQYTTLTNTKSRKTTTIVRDEEDSTVSTATFISELYLIADAVADRVEMHTNVGEQRDNWNTLLLTSINTIILTAATMVALSGTTTLTSFLPFPPLNLSSTLLFSAAAGMMVVMNKIQPSQLAEEQRNAARLFKQLHREIQTTLAIGKTPTARDVKDAMEKVLALDRAYPLPLLGVMLDKFPATVEPTVWWPSPSPNSPNSPREQHDQPEKNGWSEKLEEEMREIVRVLKRKDGEEYKRLGKLALKINKILAVSGPLLAGVAAVGSAFVGSSPSHHHGGGLGLGVAVSVAAGALASVVNTLEHGGQVGMVFEMYRNSAGFFKLLEESIEATLNQKDVEKRENGESFELKVALNLGRSLSELRDLASHASSTSNFYYSCSRDEEASDEFASKLF encoded by the coding sequence ATGGCATCTTTACGTGCTTCGCTCTTGCTCTCTTCagcgtcttcttcttcttcttcttcttctttttcttgtaagAGAAGAATCATGGCTACATTCCAACCCCCGAAACTTGGGAGGACCGTTACACTCAAGAACAATACCAATAACTTGGGATtattaagaattgaagaaggccAATACACAACCCTTACCAATACCAAAAGCAGGAAGACCACAACCATCGTAAGAGACGAAGAAGACTCTACAGTCTCAACTGCCACCTTCATCTCTGAGCTCTACCTAATCGCAGATGCGGTTGCCGACAGAGTAGAGATGCACACCAACGTCGGCGAGCAGAGGGATAACTGGAACACTCTCCTTCTCACCTCTATCAACACCATCATCCTCACAGCAGCAACCATGGTTGCTCTCTCTGGTACAACAACTTTAACCTCCTTTCTCCCTTTCCCACCTCTCAACCTATCTTCCACTCTCTTGTTCTCTGCGGCGGCAgggatgatggtggtgatgaatAAGATCCAACCCTCTCAACTGGCAGAAGAGCAGCGCAACGCTGCAAGGTTGTTCAAGCAACTCCATAGGGAAATCCAAACAACCCTTGCCATTGGGAAGACTCCAACGGCAAGGGATGTAAAGGATGCCATGGAGAAGGTCTTGGCCCTCGATAGGGCCTACCCTCTTCCCTTACTTGGAGTCATGCTCGACAAGTTCCCCGCAACTGTGGAGCCCACTGTGTGGTGGCCTTCACCTTCACCTAATTCACCTAATTCACCACGAGAACAGCATGATCAGCCAGAAAAGAATGGATGGAGTGAGAAactggaggaggagatgagagagattgttagggttttgaagagAAAGGATGGTGAGGAATATAAGAGATTGGGGAAGTTGGcgttgaaaataaataaaattttagcGGTTTCAGGACCTCTACTAGCAGGCGTAGCTGCAGTTGGGTCTGCCTTTGTGGGGTCATCTCCTTCTCATCATCACGGcgggggtttgggtttgggtgtgGCGGTGAGTGTTGCTGCGGGAGCACTAGCTAGTGTAGTGAACACGTTGGAGCATGGAGGGCAAGTTGGAATGGTTTTCGAGATGTATAGGAATTCTGCTGGCTTCTTTAAACTACTTGAGGAATCCATTGAAGCCACCTTGAACCAAAAAGatgtggagaagagagaaaatggagAATCTTTTGAATTGAAGGTGGCTCTGAACTTGGGGAGAAGCCTATCGGAGCTCAGGGATCTTGCATCTCATGCTTCCTCTActtctaatttttattattcttgTAGTAGAGATGAAGAGGCCAGCGACGAGTTTGCTAGCAAACTCTTCTGA
- the LOC122639293 gene encoding probable F-box protein At4g22030, giving the protein MASLNASSSSTTSSSCERRIMAVLQTPKLESVRLKNSTRNMVKELTSMEGQCTTLTKSKSTTTTMRDEEEYPTMSIPTSISDLYIIADAVADRVEMHTNIRDQRDNWNTLLLTSINTLTLTGAAMAAISAATTTTTTTTILPLPPLNLSSSLLFSAAAGMMLVMNKIQPSQLAEEQRNAARLFKQLHREIQTTLAIGTTPTARDVMDSMKKVLALDRAYPLPLIGTMLDKFPETVEPAVWWPSPNSPNSPQENGNDKVERNGWSEKLEEEMKQIVEVLKRKDCAEYMRLGKLVLKINNILAVSGPLLAGMAAIGSACVGSDPSDGGVLALAVSVVAGALASIVNTLEHGGQVGMVFEMYRNSAGFFKLLEESIEATLDQKDVERRENGESFELKVALNLGRSLSELRDLASHAFFYDKASDEFASKLF; this is encoded by the coding sequence ATGGCATCTTTaaatgcttcttcttcttccaccacttcttcttcttgtgagaGAAGAATCATGGCTGTActccaaaccccaaaacttGAAAGTGTTCGACTGAAGAACTCTACCAGAAACATGGTGAAGGAATTAACAAGTATGGAAGGCCAATGCACAACCCTTACCAAAAGCAagtctaccaccaccaccatgagAGACGAAGAGGAGTACCCAACAATGTCTATACCCACCTCCATCTCTGACCTATACATAATCGCTGATGCCGTGGCCGACAGAGTAGAGATGCACACCAACATCAGAGACCAGAGGGACAACTGGAACACCCTCCTCCTCACTTCCATCAACACCCTCACCCTCACCGGCGCAGCCATGGCAGCTATCTCTgctgcaacaacaacaacaacaactacaaccATTCTCCCTTTGCCGCCTCTCAacctatcttcttctctcttgttctctgcCGCCGCAGGGATGATGCTGGTGATGAACAAGATCCAACCTTCCCAACTCGCCGAAGAGCAACGTAACGCTGCAAGGCTGTTCAAGCAACTCCATAGAGAGATCCAAACAACACTTGCAATTGGGACGACTCCTACAGCAAGGGATGTGATGGATTCCATGAAGAAGGTCTTGGCCCTCGACAGAGCCTACCCTCTTCCCTTAATTGGAACCATGCTCGACAAGTTCCCTGAAACGGTAGAGCCTGCTGTGTGGTGGCCTTCACCTAATTCACCTAATTCTCCACAAGAGAATGGGAATGATAAGGTAGAGAGGAATGGATGGAGTGAGAAACTGGAGGAGGAGATGAAACAGATAGTTGAGGTTTTGAAGAGAAAAGATTGTGCGGAATACATGAGATTGGGGAAATTGGTGTTGAAAATAAACAACATTTTAGCTGTTTCAGGGCCTCTACTAGCAGGCATGGCTGCAATTGGCTCTGCCTGTGTGGGGTCAGATCCTTCTGATGGGGGTGTTCTGGCCTTGGCGGTGAGTGTTGTTGCAGGAGCACTAGCGAGTATAGTTAATACGTTGGAGCATGGAGGGCAAGTTGGAATGGTTTTCGAGATGTACAGGAATTCTGCTGGTTTCTTTAAACTACTTGAGGAATCCATTGAAGCTACCTTAGATCAAAAAGatgtggagaggagagaaaatggAGAGTCATTTGAATTGAAGGTGGCTCTGAACTTGGGGAGAAGCTTATCGGAGCTCAGGGATCTTGCATCTCATGCCTTTTTCTATGATAAGGCCAGTGACGAGTTTGCAAGCAAACTCTTCTGA
- the LOC122640288 gene encoding probable F-box protein At4g22030: MASLHASPILSSSSCNRRIMATLQTPKRGAVQLKNTTRKMVEGLLSMAGQHKTTPTNTISDGKESTLSTATTISELYLIADTVADRVEMHTNIGEQRDNWNTLLLTSINTITLTAAAMAALSAATTTTSFLPFPPLNLSSTLLFSAAAGMMVVMNKIQPSQLAEEQRNAARLFKQLHKEIQTTLAIGKTPTTRDVKDAMEKVLALDRAYPLPLLGVMLDKFPETVEPTVWWPSPNSPREQHDQRKRVLGNGWSEKLEEEMREIVRVLKRKDAEEYKRLGKLALNINKILAISGPILAGVAAVGSAFAFVGSSPSHHHGGSLAVSVAAGALASVVNTLEHGGQVGMVFEMYRNSAGFFKLLEESIEATLNQKNVEKRENGESFELKVALSLGRSLSELRDLASYGSNSSSSNNSRDEEEVSDEFASKLF; this comes from the coding sequence atgGCATCTTTACATGCTTCGCccatcctctcttcttcttcttgcaacaGAAGAATCATGGCTACACTCCAGACCCCGAAACGTGGAGCGGTTCAACTGAAAAACACTACCAGAAAAATGGTGGAGGGATTATTAAGCATGGCAGGCCAACATAAAACCACCCCTACCAACACTATAAGCGACGGAAAGGAATCTACATTGTCTACTGCCACCACCATCTCTGAGCTCTATCTAATAGCAGATACGGTGGCTGACAGAGTAGAGATGCACACCAACATCGGAGAGCAGCGAGACAACTGGAACACACTCCTCCTCACCTCCATCAACACCATCACCCTCACCGCCGCAGCCATGGCTGCTCTCTCTGCTGCAACAACTACAACTTCCTTTCTCCCTTTCCCACCTCTCAACCTATCTTCCACTCTCTTGTTCTCTGCAGCCGCAgggatgatggtggtgatgaatAAGATCCAACCCTCCCAACTGGCAGAAGAGCAACGCAACGCTGCAAGGTTGTTCAAGCAACTCCATAAGGAGATCCAAACAACCCTTGCCATTGGGAAGACTCCAACGACAAGGGATGTAAAGGATGCCATGGAGAAGGTCTTGGCCCTCGATAGGGCCTACCCTCTTCCCTTACTTGGAGTCATGCTCGACAAGTTCCCCGAAACGGTGGAGCCCACTGTATGGTGGCCTTCACCTAATTCACCACGAGAACAGCATGATCAGCGAAAACGGGTTCTTGGGAATGGGTGGAGTGAGAAactggaggaggagatgagagagattgttagggttttgaagagAAAAGATGCTGAGGAATACAAGAGATTGGGGAAGTTGGCGTtgaacataaataaaattctAGCGATTTCAGGGCCTATACTAGCAGGCGTAGCAGCAGTTGGGTCTGCCTTTGCCTTTGTGGGGTCATCTCCTTCTCATCATCACGGCGGGAGTTTGGCGGTGAGTGTTGCTGCGGGAGCACTAGCGAGTGTAGTGAACACGTTGGAGCATGGAGGGCAAGTTGGAATGGTTTTCGAGATGTATAGGAATTCTGCTGGCTTCTTTAAACTACTTGAGGAATCCATTGAAGCCACCTTGAACCAAAAAAatgtggagaagagagaaaatggagAATCCTTTGAATTGAAGGTCGCTCTGAGCTTGGGGAGAAGCTTATCGGAGCTCAGAGATCTTGCATCTTATGGTAgcaatagtagtagtagtaataatagtagagatgaagaagaggtcaGCGACGAGTTTGCAAGCAAACTCTTCTGA